A genomic stretch from Marinobacter fonticola includes:
- the recC gene encoding exodeoxyribonuclease V subunit gamma translates to MQVPTGFQVVHANKLEDLRAVTVEIIRKFPLAPLENDVFLVHSNGIAQWLKLALARDDDDPELAGNGIAAAMQFSLPSRFLWQVYRTVLGEDQVPQQSPFDKNRMTWRLMRLIPEIAEEPEFEPLARFLTGSQQERRRYQLAERVADLFDQYQVYRADWLEDWSEGDDVIRIRAGEHKPVPGEQRWQPALWRRLIADIEGSGANTSRAEVHTRFLDAMRSKGASERPRDLPRRIIVFGLSSLPQQTLDVLSSLGQCCQVILCVHNPSQYHWADIIEDRDLLRAERRRRDRKPGMPVTLNDHNQHLHAHPLLAAWGKQGRDYIRLLDSYDAPELYAHWLDRVDLFRESEKPNLLGSIQNDILDLNPVLESAREKTSEDAADRSLVFHCTHGPLREVEVLHDQLLAAFSEDETLKPQDIIVMVPDINAYSPHIEAVFGQLDPSDDRYIPYTISDQGQRHQVPVLVALEALLSLPESRLAVSDVLDLLDVAPLRQRFALAEDDLPQLHDWIRGANIRWGLDDGHRASLDLPEGLFRNTWLFGLRRMLLGYATGDGAAWQAIEPFAEVGGLESRLAGQLDSFVERLQSYWEKLSQPRTPSVWADILNQLLRDFFVEPEGEDVLLFSQLEAAVEQWLDACEEAELEDELPLHIVRDVLLEQLDQGGLSQRFLAGKVNFATLLPMRAIPFRRVCLLGMNDGDYPRTQPPMDFDLMARDYRPGDRSRREDDRFLFLEAFLSARDQFYISWVGRSIHDNSERPPSVLVAQLRDHIDAIRVTDGREKRLSAVLTTSHPLQPFSMAYFPAQADGGPLFTYAREWRSALDARELEQATPGLKLDGPPAEVFDQPLSLGQLIQFLRKPVDVFFQQRLGVYFELDTAESEDEEPIVLDGLERWKLTDRLVQDVVRQETDGEHLLDHLTNAAQRAVGRGELALAEGLAELQIRQAIAPLPELYTRYQALVTNYPDTESLRPLRIEVPVDANTLRLEDWVRDLRHSAEGSSAQIHLSSSNLTSPDRRYRWHQLLRPWVHHLAANAVASPVTSYVLSQAGDVTLNPVSTETARAQLESLVAAWIEALQEPLPVAPKTAFAWLNAESKGPEQMEKAARGAYESQFMSQGECEESAYLQRVYPDFDSLWQAGAFALFADRFYRPLRDNVHGDKKTNANGAV, encoded by the coding sequence TCGTTCATGCCAACAAACTGGAAGATCTGCGCGCGGTTACGGTCGAAATCATCCGCAAATTCCCGCTTGCCCCTTTGGAAAATGACGTTTTCCTAGTCCACTCCAACGGTATTGCCCAATGGCTCAAGCTGGCACTGGCCCGCGATGACGACGATCCGGAGCTGGCCGGCAACGGCATCGCGGCGGCCATGCAGTTTTCACTGCCGTCGCGATTTCTCTGGCAGGTTTACCGCACGGTGCTGGGTGAAGATCAGGTTCCTCAACAGTCGCCTTTTGATAAAAACCGGATGACCTGGCGCCTGATGCGTCTTATTCCTGAGATTGCCGAAGAACCCGAGTTCGAGCCTCTCGCCCGCTTTCTTACCGGGAGCCAGCAAGAACGCCGGCGCTATCAGTTGGCGGAGCGGGTCGCTGACCTTTTCGACCAGTATCAGGTCTACCGGGCGGACTGGCTGGAGGACTGGTCCGAAGGCGATGATGTCATTCGCATCCGAGCCGGAGAGCACAAGCCGGTGCCCGGCGAGCAGCGTTGGCAGCCGGCTCTCTGGCGACGGCTGATTGCCGATATCGAGGGTAGCGGCGCCAACACGAGCCGTGCTGAGGTCCATACCCGTTTCCTCGATGCGATGCGTTCGAAGGGAGCTAGCGAACGTCCACGGGACCTCCCCAGGAGGATTATCGTCTTCGGCCTGTCCTCGCTGCCCCAGCAAACGCTTGATGTGCTGAGCAGCCTCGGCCAGTGCTGCCAGGTTATCCTCTGCGTTCATAATCCCAGCCAGTATCACTGGGCAGATATCATCGAAGATCGGGATCTGCTGCGTGCGGAGCGCCGCCGCCGGGACCGCAAACCCGGCATGCCAGTCACACTGAACGACCACAATCAGCATCTCCATGCTCACCCTCTGCTCGCCGCCTGGGGCAAACAAGGGCGGGATTACATCCGGTTGCTGGATAGCTACGACGCGCCGGAACTCTATGCTCACTGGCTGGACCGGGTCGATCTGTTTCGCGAGAGCGAGAAGCCAAACCTGCTTGGCAGTATCCAGAACGACATCCTCGATCTGAATCCCGTTCTGGAGAGTGCGCGAGAAAAAACATCCGAGGATGCGGCGGACCGATCGCTGGTCTTTCACTGTACCCATGGCCCGTTGCGCGAAGTGGAAGTCCTGCACGATCAGTTACTGGCGGCCTTCAGCGAAGACGAAACGCTCAAACCCCAAGACATCATTGTCATGGTGCCCGATATCAACGCGTACTCGCCGCACATCGAGGCGGTTTTCGGGCAGCTCGATCCCTCAGACGACCGCTATATTCCCTATACCATTTCCGACCAGGGCCAGCGGCATCAGGTGCCCGTACTGGTGGCACTCGAAGCGTTGCTGTCACTGCCGGAATCGCGTCTGGCGGTGAGCGACGTTCTGGACCTTCTGGATGTTGCACCGCTGCGCCAGCGGTTTGCACTGGCCGAAGACGATCTACCCCAGCTTCACGACTGGATTCGTGGCGCTAACATCCGCTGGGGCCTGGATGACGGGCACCGGGCATCGCTTGACCTGCCGGAGGGCTTGTTTCGCAATACCTGGCTATTCGGTTTGCGCCGAATGTTACTGGGTTATGCCACGGGAGACGGCGCAGCCTGGCAGGCTATCGAGCCCTTTGCCGAAGTGGGCGGACTGGAAAGCCGTCTTGCCGGCCAGCTCGACAGTTTTGTCGAACGTCTTCAATCGTATTGGGAGAAACTCAGTCAGCCGCGCACGCCGTCAGTGTGGGCAGACATACTCAATCAGCTGCTCCGGGATTTCTTTGTCGAGCCGGAAGGCGAAGACGTGCTCCTGTTCAGTCAGCTTGAGGCGGCCGTCGAACAGTGGCTGGATGCCTGCGAGGAAGCCGAACTTGAAGACGAACTGCCGCTGCATATCGTGCGCGATGTACTGCTCGAACAACTGGATCAGGGCGGGCTGAGCCAGCGTTTTCTGGCGGGCAAGGTGAACTTTGCCACGCTGCTGCCGATGCGCGCGATTCCGTTTCGCCGGGTCTGTCTGTTAGGCATGAACGATGGCGATTACCCGCGCACCCAACCGCCGATGGATTTCGACCTGATGGCCCGGGATTATCGCCCCGGAGACCGGTCCCGGCGGGAGGATGATCGCTTTCTTTTTCTCGAGGCGTTTCTCTCTGCCCGGGATCAGTTCTACATCAGCTGGGTAGGGCGCAGTATTCACGATAACTCCGAGCGGCCGCCGTCGGTGCTGGTGGCGCAGCTTCGCGATCATATCGATGCTATTCGGGTTACCGATGGCCGCGAAAAGAGACTCTCTGCAGTGTTGACGACGTCGCATCCGCTCCAGCCTTTCAGCATGGCTTATTTCCCGGCTCAGGCTGACGGTGGGCCCCTGTTTACCTACGCCCGGGAGTGGCGTTCGGCGCTGGATGCCCGCGAGCTGGAGCAGGCGACACCGGGCCTGAAGCTTGACGGTCCGCCAGCCGAAGTCTTCGATCAGCCCCTTTCCCTGGGCCAGCTGATTCAGTTCCTGCGTAAACCGGTGGATGTCTTCTTTCAACAGCGTCTGGGAGTCTATTTCGAGCTGGACACCGCAGAAAGCGAAGATGAGGAGCCGATTGTCCTGGATGGCCTCGAACGCTGGAAACTGACCGATAGGCTGGTGCAGGACGTCGTACGGCAGGAAACCGATGGCGAACATTTGCTGGACCACCTCACTAACGCTGCCCAGAGGGCAGTGGGCCGGGGCGAACTGGCGTTGGCGGAAGGCCTCGCCGAGCTACAGATTCGTCAGGCGATAGCCCCGCTACCGGAGCTCTATACGCGTTACCAGGCGCTAGTAACGAACTACCCGGACACCGAGTCCCTGCGCCCCCTGCGGATCGAGGTTCCGGTGGACGCGAACACGCTGAGGCTCGAAGACTGGGTGCGGGATTTGCGCCACAGCGCCGAAGGCTCGTCGGCCCAAATCCACCTCAGCAGTAGCAACCTGACCAGCCCGGACCGGCGCTATCGCTGGCACCAGTTGCTGCGGCCCTGGGTTCACCATTTGGCGGCAAACGCGGTGGCGTCGCCGGTGACCAGCTATGTGTTGAGCCAAGCCGGCGACGTGACGCTCAATCCCGTCAGTACCGAAACGGCGAGGGCGCAACTGGAATCCTTGGTAGCCGCCTGGATCGAAGCGCTGCAGGAACCGTTGCCGGTAGCTCCAAAGACGGCGTTCGCCTGGCTAAATGCTGAATCCAAAGGTCCGGAACAGATGGAAAAGGCCGCTCGCGGCGCCTACGAATCGCAGTTTATGTCCCAAGGAGAGTGTGAGGAGAGCGCCTACCTGCAGCGGGTGTATCCCGATTTCGATAGTCTCTGGCAGGCTGGCGCCTTTGCGCTATTCGCTGACCGCTTTTACCGCCCGCTTCGAGACAACGTCCATGGCGACAAGAAGACCAACGCGAACGGGGCTGTCTGA
- the recB gene encoding exodeoxyribonuclease V subunit beta, which produces MTENSDNRLDPMTFPLHGSRLIEASAGTGKTFTIALLYVRAILGHAPIAEIGRGLTPRDILVVTFTEAATKELRDRIRARLAEAAQLFRIDPDSVTAEHRAVESDPLKRLRNECDDALWASNARLLELAAESMDEASAHTIHSWCYRMLREHAFDSGGLFHQTLETDQSDLMAEVVRDYWRTFVNPLSVDAVETYLQILRSPDDLQSAIRPLLGSPEAMDQADQADPAALIEPAMAERAALFGRLRPRIAEGVADFRERFEQAKAAKAVNGRMMRADWLEGWFTGLLDWSATEGVTLPRVSDKVWQRLSVAGVIEAWKQGEPPVEAPLVQVVEALALERDKEIPREALIRHAAQWARQRLELEKQRRAEMGFDDLLTRLDQALQGAGGARLAATIRDQFPLALIDEFQDTDPIQYRIFDAIYRVADNVPDTGFFMIGDPKQAIYAFRGADIHTYLKARKATEGRHYTLARNFRSAKRMVEASNQIFRHGDQTHSRGAFLFRSANGDNPLPFHAVDAQGRRETFVAGGEALPALNLWYSEDAGNKGDITAETAGACASEIVRLLNLGRDRMAGFQQEDGVLDPLRAGDIAVLVNTGREADAIRAALSERQVKSVYLSDRASVLDTAEAADVLLWLEACAEPERERPVRAALATATFDLSWRELDRLRQDELAWEAEIERFRSFARIWHEKGVLAMIRRMLTEFEVPARLLSQPHGERRLTDVLHIAELLQQASQQVDGEQALIRHFAEMIAEPGADAETRQVRLESDADLVQVVTVHKSKGLEYPLVFLPFASTARPVNPVNPPVRWHDDDGAIKLSFKPDADILAAADEERLGEDIRKLYVALTRARYATWVGAPFLKKETPVSALATLCAYNEEQGWPASLAGLRGSCEAIGVNEQPAPSADIYRPPVPAAPGPARIPRRQPGENWWIASYSAIRYEQPQAAVQTLLETRGMPIPREPESPDAERLAEERDTSVASVRPLRNPSPYERRIHRFYRGAGPGTFLHGILEWAAESGFAEVAADPTDLNTLLARRCGIRGWDAWAAPLANWLVDLIQTDLPLPVQPDGSQSSLKLISEPKIVPEMEFWFASRTLDVRQLDGLVQEHTLGGRSRPVASPLHLNGMLKGFIDLVFEHEGRFYVADYKSNYIGPDDADYHEKALEDVVAEHRYDLQYCLYLLALHRLLKSRLPDYDYDAHVGGAVYLFLRGNGAPTRGVFCDRPPRVLIEHMDRLFRGLPLTESEEASV; this is translated from the coding sequence ATGACCGAAAACAGCGATAACCGTCTCGACCCGATGACCTTTCCGCTGCATGGCAGCCGGCTGATCGAAGCCAGCGCCGGCACCGGGAAGACGTTCACCATTGCATTGCTCTATGTTCGGGCAATCCTTGGTCACGCCCCGATCGCCGAAATCGGTCGCGGGCTGACGCCCCGGGATATCCTGGTAGTGACGTTTACCGAAGCCGCCACCAAAGAACTGCGCGACCGCATACGAGCCCGCCTGGCAGAGGCGGCACAGCTCTTTCGGATCGACCCAGACTCCGTTACCGCGGAGCACCGGGCGGTTGAGTCCGATCCGCTCAAGCGCCTGCGCAATGAGTGTGACGACGCCCTTTGGGCCTCCAATGCCCGCTTGCTGGAACTGGCCGCCGAGTCCATGGACGAGGCCTCCGCGCACACCATACATAGCTGGTGTTATCGCATGTTGCGGGAGCACGCCTTCGATAGTGGCGGCTTATTTCACCAAACCCTGGAAACCGATCAGTCGGATCTGATGGCGGAAGTCGTACGGGATTACTGGCGTACCTTTGTCAATCCGCTCTCGGTGGATGCGGTAGAAACCTACCTCCAGATACTGCGTTCCCCCGACGACCTTCAGTCGGCCATTCGTCCGCTGCTCGGAAGCCCCGAAGCGATGGATCAAGCCGATCAGGCCGATCCGGCGGCGCTGATTGAACCGGCGATGGCTGAGCGGGCCGCCTTGTTTGGACGTCTGCGGCCACGTATTGCCGAAGGGGTTGCGGATTTTCGCGAACGCTTCGAGCAAGCCAAGGCGGCGAAGGCGGTTAATGGCCGCATGATGCGGGCAGACTGGCTGGAAGGGTGGTTCACCGGACTGCTTGATTGGTCCGCCACTGAGGGCGTCACGCTGCCCAGGGTAAGCGACAAGGTGTGGCAGCGCCTTTCCGTAGCAGGCGTGATTGAGGCCTGGAAACAGGGCGAGCCGCCTGTCGAAGCACCCTTGGTACAGGTCGTCGAGGCGCTGGCGCTAGAGCGCGATAAAGAGATCCCGCGGGAAGCCCTGATCCGCCATGCCGCCCAGTGGGCTCGCCAGCGGCTGGAACTGGAAAAGCAACGCCGGGCCGAGATGGGCTTCGACGACCTGCTGACCCGGCTCGACCAAGCCCTTCAGGGCGCGGGCGGGGCGCGGTTGGCCGCAACCATCCGCGACCAGTTTCCGCTCGCGCTGATCGATGAATTCCAGGACACCGATCCGATCCAGTATCGGATTTTCGATGCGATCTATCGCGTTGCCGATAACGTCCCCGATACCGGCTTTTTTATGATTGGCGATCCCAAGCAGGCCATCTACGCGTTCCGGGGCGCGGACATTCACACCTACCTTAAGGCCCGCAAGGCCACCGAAGGCCGGCATTATACGCTTGCCCGCAACTTCCGTTCGGCCAAACGCATGGTCGAGGCCAGCAACCAGATTTTCCGGCACGGCGATCAGACCCATTCCCGCGGCGCTTTCCTGTTTCGTTCTGCCAATGGCGACAACCCGCTGCCGTTCCATGCCGTGGACGCACAGGGTCGTCGGGAGACCTTTGTCGCAGGAGGGGAGGCTCTACCGGCCCTCAATCTTTGGTACAGCGAAGACGCAGGGAACAAGGGCGATATCACGGCTGAAACCGCTGGCGCCTGCGCGAGCGAAATCGTCCGCCTTCTGAACCTGGGGCGTGATCGAATGGCGGGATTCCAGCAAGAAGACGGCGTCCTCGATCCGCTACGGGCCGGGGATATTGCGGTGTTGGTCAATACAGGACGGGAGGCAGACGCGATTCGCGCAGCGCTGTCGGAACGCCAGGTTAAAAGCGTCTACCTGTCCGATCGAGCTTCGGTGCTCGATACCGCCGAGGCCGCTGACGTATTGCTGTGGCTCGAAGCCTGTGCGGAACCTGAGCGCGAGCGTCCGGTTCGTGCGGCGCTGGCGACGGCAACCTTCGATCTGAGTTGGCGTGAGCTGGACCGGCTGCGCCAGGATGAACTGGCCTGGGAGGCGGAAATCGAACGCTTCCGCAGTTTTGCCCGTATCTGGCACGAAAAAGGCGTGTTGGCGATGATCCGCCGTATGCTGACGGAATTCGAGGTCCCGGCCCGCTTGCTCAGCCAGCCCCATGGCGAACGCCGCCTGACGGATGTGCTGCATATCGCTGAACTGTTGCAGCAGGCGAGTCAGCAGGTCGACGGCGAGCAGGCGCTGATTCGCCATTTTGCCGAGATGATCGCCGAGCCAGGCGCCGACGCGGAAACCCGGCAAGTGCGCCTGGAGAGCGATGCCGACTTGGTGCAGGTTGTCACGGTGCATAAATCGAAAGGGTTGGAATATCCGCTGGTTTTCCTGCCGTTCGCCTCCACCGCCAGGCCGGTGAATCCGGTCAACCCACCGGTTCGCTGGCACGACGATGACGGCGCTATCAAACTCAGCTTTAAACCCGATGCGGATATTCTCGCCGCCGCCGACGAAGAAAGACTGGGCGAGGATATCCGTAAGCTTTACGTCGCGCTGACCCGCGCCCGTTATGCCACCTGGGTGGGCGCGCCGTTCCTCAAGAAGGAAACGCCGGTGAGCGCCTTAGCGACCCTGTGCGCCTACAACGAAGAGCAGGGTTGGCCGGCGAGTCTGGCCGGGTTGCGTGGTAGCTGTGAGGCCATCGGCGTCAACGAACAGCCGGCGCCTAGCGCTGATATTTATCGTCCACCGGTGCCTGCCGCACCGGGTCCGGCGCGGATTCCCCGGCGCCAGCCGGGAGAAAACTGGTGGATCGCCAGCTACTCCGCGATCCGCTATGAGCAGCCGCAGGCTGCAGTGCAAACGCTACTCGAAACCCGTGGAATGCCCATTCCCCGGGAGCCCGAAAGCCCCGATGCAGAGCGTCTGGCGGAGGAGCGGGACACGTCCGTCGCCAGCGTTCGCCCGCTGCGGAATCCAAGTCCCTACGAACGGCGCATCCACCGTTTCTATCGTGGCGCCGGCCCGGGTACGTTTCTGCACGGCATCCTGGAGTGGGCGGCGGAGTCCGGTTTCGCGGAGGTTGCCGCGGACCCAACCGATCTCAACACCCTGCTGGCCCGCCGGTGCGGTATCCGCGGCTGGGATGCCTGGGCAGCGCCGTTGGCCAATTGGCTAGTGGACCTGATTCAGACTGACTTGCCGTTACCGGTTCAGCCTGATGGCAGTCAGTCGTCGCTTAAACTGATCTCGGAACCGAAGATCGTGCCGGAGATGGAGTTCTGGTTTGCCAGCCGGACGCTCGATGTCAGGCAGCTCGATGGATTGGTGCAAGAGCATACCCTGGGGGGGCGTAGCCGGCCGGTCGCATCGCCGTTGCACCTGAACGGCATGCTCAAGGGCTTCATCGATCTGGTGTTCGAGCATGAGGGCCGGTTTTACGTGGCGGACTACAAGTCCAACTATATCGGTCCGGACGATGCGGATTACCATGAAAAGGCGCTGGAGGACGTCGTCGCCGAGCACCGCTATGACCTCCAGTACTGCCTGTACCTGCTGGCGTTGCATCGACTGCTTAAGTCACGGCTTCCGGACTACGACTACGACGCGCATGTCGGTGGCGCGGTGTACCTGTTCCTGCGCGGCAATGGCGCGCCTACTCGCGGCGTTTTTTGCGATCGGCCTCCACGCGTGCTGATTGAACACATGGACCGGCTCTTTCGTGGCCTACCGCTGACCGAGAGCGAGGAGGCGTCGGTATGA
- the recD gene encoding exodeoxyribonuclease V subunit alpha, producing MTRDRMQQSFEFEASPLQTAEAVIDILRVWVEMEWLRALDLSLVRLLKLEAEKTGQPAAPLLLMAIALVSHQLGRGHVCLDLASLNRKGYDALLSLPPENEEAPEHRLLPSEVLLGVAEREWDEALSNPVLVADAADPSAPENLPLVRDGLRLYLRRYWRYEQTIANQIERRLQRPSAIQDAHSADAQHLKLALDRLFGSVHANANTDWQRVACANAARQGFSVITGGPGTGKTTTVVRLLAALQHVAMNRQDDARQLIIRLAAPTGKAAARLNESIAGAVGSLKLDAFGDREALRQAILTDVTTLHRLMGSIPGSRQFRHNRNNPLLLDVLVVDEASMVDVEMMAQVLDALPENAQLVLLGDKDQLASVDAGAVLGDLCQRAAEGRYQAQTIAWLEAISGCRIDRQFADDEGTTLDQSITLLRHSYRFDAQSGIGQLAQAVNQAGTAHQTLSPEAVSALFEAGYTDISRLLLPPRDADTAISRHCIDGGARQFPGAGEGRHIGVKTIEPPVGYAHYLETMNANEPTVGASQDALDQWARQVLKAHNQFQVLCALRKGPFGVAGLNQSIAHALHTRRLIQATEGWYAGRPVLVTRNDYSVGLMNGDIGIALAIPMAADDGQGTRQMLRVAFPANDGSGRIKWVLPSRLHAVETVYAMTVHKSQGSEFIHTCLVLPDRINPVLTRELVYTGITRARHWFSLLLPDESVFREAVGRGVTRTSGLRAALEK from the coding sequence ATGACCCGGGATCGCATGCAACAAAGCTTCGAGTTCGAAGCTTCGCCCCTGCAAACGGCGGAAGCGGTCATCGATATTCTGCGGGTATGGGTCGAGATGGAATGGCTGCGGGCCTTGGACCTGTCTCTGGTCCGGCTCTTAAAATTAGAAGCGGAGAAGACGGGCCAGCCGGCCGCCCCGTTGTTGCTGATGGCCATCGCCCTGGTCTCTCATCAATTAGGCCGGGGCCACGTGTGCCTTGATCTGGCGTCCTTGAATCGCAAAGGTTACGACGCGCTGCTATCGCTGCCGCCCGAGAACGAAGAGGCACCGGAACACCGTTTGCTGCCTTCGGAGGTATTGCTGGGCGTGGCCGAACGGGAGTGGGATGAAGCCCTATCCAATCCAGTGTTGGTGGCCGATGCTGCCGACCCGTCTGCCCCTGAAAACCTCCCGCTGGTACGAGACGGCTTACGCCTCTACCTACGGCGTTACTGGCGCTATGAGCAGACCATCGCAAACCAGATTGAACGGCGCCTGCAAAGACCGTCGGCCATTCAGGACGCCCATTCGGCCGACGCCCAGCACCTGAAGCTGGCGCTGGATCGTCTTTTTGGTTCGGTTCATGCCAACGCTAATACGGATTGGCAGCGCGTGGCCTGCGCCAATGCTGCAAGGCAGGGGTTCAGCGTCATTACAGGCGGCCCCGGTACGGGCAAGACCACCACCGTCGTTCGCCTGTTAGCCGCACTGCAGCACGTGGCGATGAACCGCCAGGATGATGCGCGGCAACTGATTATCCGTTTGGCGGCACCGACGGGTAAGGCTGCCGCCCGCCTCAACGAATCGATTGCCGGTGCGGTAGGCAGCTTGAAGCTGGACGCTTTCGGCGACCGTGAAGCGCTACGTCAGGCGATACTCACCGACGTAACCACGCTGCATCGCCTGATGGGCAGTATTCCCGGCTCTCGTCAGTTCCGGCATAACCGCAACAACCCGCTGCTGCTGGACGTGCTCGTGGTAGACGAGGCGTCCATGGTGGACGTGGAAATGATGGCCCAGGTGCTCGATGCACTGCCCGAGAATGCCCAGCTTGTCCTGCTGGGTGATAAAGACCAGCTCGCCTCCGTGGACGCCGGTGCCGTGCTGGGCGACTTATGTCAACGGGCAGCAGAAGGACGGTACCAAGCGCAAACCATCGCCTGGCTGGAAGCGATTTCCGGCTGCCGGATCGACCGCCAATTCGCCGATGACGAAGGGACGACACTGGATCAGAGCATCACGCTGCTGCGTCACAGCTATCGCTTCGATGCCCAGAGCGGGATTGGGCAACTGGCGCAGGCTGTGAATCAGGCCGGTACGGCGCATCAGACGCTGTCTCCCGAGGCCGTGTCAGCGCTGTTCGAGGCCGGTTATACGGATATCTCGCGGTTGCTGCTGCCGCCGAGAGATGCCGATACCGCCATCAGTCGACACTGCATTGACGGCGGCGCCCGGCAATTCCCGGGTGCCGGGGAAGGACGGCATATTGGTGTAAAAACTATCGAACCGCCAGTAGGTTACGCCCATTATCTCGAAACTATGAACGCCAACGAACCCACGGTTGGCGCCAGCCAGGATGCGCTGGACCAGTGGGCTCGGCAGGTGCTCAAGGCCCACAACCAATTTCAGGTGCTTTGTGCCCTTCGCAAAGGCCCGTTCGGTGTTGCAGGTCTGAACCAAAGTATTGCCCACGCCCTTCACACGCGTCGCCTGATTCAGGCCACTGAGGGTTGGTACGCCGGTCGGCCGGTGTTGGTGACCCGTAACGATTACAGCGTTGGTTTGATGAACGGCGATATCGGCATTGCCTTGGCGATTCCGATGGCAGCGGATGATGGGCAAGGTACCCGCCAGATGTTGCGCGTGGCCTTCCCGGCCAACGACGGCAGCGGGCGTATCAAATGGGTGTTGCCCAGCCGCCTGCATGCGGTGGAGACCGTCTACGCCATGACCGTGCATAAATCCCAGGGTTCGGAATTTATTCATACCTGCCTGGTCTTGCCGGATCGGATCAATCCGGTGCTCACCCGGGAACTGGTCTACACCGGCATAACCCGGGCCCGGCACTGGTTCAGCCTGCTGTTGCCGGATGAATCGGTGTTCCGGGAGGCTGTTGGACGGGGTGTAACGCGCACGTCAGGATTGCGGGCGGCTTTGGAAAAGTAA
- a CDS encoding ion transporter — MPYSADVRSVLGRLRRIESSKVFQTTVITIIILSALAIGAKTYDLPPILEQTLLFLDGAITVFFLLEILFRFAVFPDKKRFLLDGWNLFDTIVVIGSLIPLDNSDAVLLGRLLRVFRVLRLVSVVPELRFLINSLLKAIPRMGYIALLMFIIFYIYAAMGSMFFTRINDDLWGDVAVAMLTLFRVATFEDWTDVMYETMTVYPLSWVYYVTFIFLTAFVFLNMMIGVILEVMSEEQNSRQAEQAHQERDDMARKLDDVQQQLHGLTELLNKRLPARDEDQR, encoded by the coding sequence ATGCCGTATTCCGCGGATGTCCGTTCCGTCCTGGGACGCCTGCGTCGCATTGAGTCGAGCAAGGTGTTCCAGACTACCGTCATCACGATCATCATTCTGTCAGCCCTGGCAATCGGCGCAAAAACTTACGACTTGCCGCCGATTCTGGAGCAGACGCTGCTATTCCTCGACGGGGCTATCACTGTTTTCTTCTTGCTGGAAATTTTGTTTCGATTCGCGGTGTTTCCGGATAAGAAGCGCTTCCTGCTGGACGGCTGGAACCTGTTCGACACGATCGTGGTGATCGGCAGTCTCATCCCCCTGGACAACTCCGATGCGGTGTTACTGGGCCGCTTGCTGCGTGTGTTTCGCGTCTTACGTCTGGTTTCGGTCGTGCCGGAACTGCGTTTTCTGATCAATTCCCTGCTCAAAGCCATTCCGCGCATGGGCTATATCGCGCTACTGATGTTCATCATCTTCTACATCTACGCCGCTATGGGTTCGATGTTCTTCACCCGCATCAACGACGATTTGTGGGGCGACGTGGCGGTCGCCATGCTGACGCTCTTCCGCGTAGCGACCTTCGAGGACTGGACGGACGTCATGTACGAGACCATGACGGTCTATCCCTTGAGCTGGGTGTACTACGTGACCTTCATCTTCCTCACCGCGTTCGTATTCCTGAACATGATGATCGGCGTAATTCTGGAAGTGATGAGCGAAGAACAGAACAGCCGCCAAGCCGAGCAAGCTCATCAGGAGCGAGACGATATGGCGCGTAAACTGGATGACGTACAGCAACAGTTGCATGGGTTAACGGAGCTGCTTAACAAACGGCTGCCGGCACGGGATGAGGATCAGCGGTAA
- a CDS encoding SDR family NAD(P)-dependent oxidoreductase, with protein MMSKRTALITGASAGIGQRFAHRLAREGYNLILVARRRKRLEALADKLTEQYGVDVRLLVEDLADAQAPARIVDQVRNWGLHIDFLVNNAGFAAKTSLVNSDWADLNREIQVMITALTELMIHFGKQMVPRGYGHIVNVSSLAAFAPTPAGMLYTGIKSYVLNASESADMEFKRSGVHVTALCPGFTYTEFHDVQGTREKVSKLPSIFWQDADAVVEAGYRAVLTGQPVCVPGTFNKSMGALSRLLPESLRYRLGSRGRIY; from the coding sequence ATGATGAGCAAAAGAACGGCCCTGATTACCGGCGCGTCGGCCGGTATTGGACAACGCTTTGCCCACCGCCTGGCCCGGGAAGGCTATAATCTGATCCTCGTCGCCCGCCGCCGGAAACGACTGGAAGCCCTGGCTGATAAGCTGACCGAACAGTACGGCGTTGACGTGCGTCTACTGGTCGAAGATTTGGCCGATGCCCAGGCACCTGCACGCATCGTCGACCAGGTCCGGAATTGGGGCCTGCATATCGATTTCCTGGTCAACAACGCCGGCTTCGCAGCCAAGACCAGCCTGGTCAACAGCGATTGGGCCGATCTAAACCGGGAAATACAGGTTATGATCACGGCGTTGACGGAGCTGATGATCCATTTCGGTAAGCAGATGGTACCTAGAGGGTACGGCCATATCGTTAATGTATCCTCATTGGCGGCTTTCGCGCCGACGCCCGCCGGGATGCTCTACACCGGTATCAAAAGCTATGTGCTGAATGCGTCCGAGAGCGCGGATATGGAGTTCAAGCGCTCCGGGGTGCATGTCACCGCGCTTTGTCCGGGTTTTACCTACACTGAATTCCACGACGTGCAAGGTACCCGGGAAAAGGTCAGCAAGTTGCCGTCCATTTTCTGGCAAGACGCGGATGCTGTCGTCGAGGCCGGTTACCGCGCGGTTCTAACCGGTCAGCCCGTATGTGTGCCAGGAACGTTCAACAAGTCCATGGGCGCGCTATCGAGACTCCTTCCGGAGTCCTTGCGGTATCGCTTGGGTAGCCGTGGACGTATCTACTAA